One Arachis hypogaea cultivar Tifrunner chromosome 18, arahy.Tifrunner.gnm2.J5K5, whole genome shotgun sequence genomic window, TGATGAACCATCTTTCCTAAACGCCAAAGCTATTAGGTAAGATACATGCACAAATGGTTTCATATTTGATACTGTGCCCACATACCCTAAGAATTTATTGAGCTTATGAATAAACAATAAACCGGTCGCATGCTCACTTTATGACAtgctaaaatttaatttatttagaagAATACGAGCAACACTGATTAAACTTCAGACCAATTTGTTATAAAGCTATAATACCATGTAAACATCATTTCCCAAAACCTTGAGGCATATGATTGGCTATATCCCCATCAAAGCTTAAAATAACTATAATCAATTAACTCTATTGTTGTGAGTCTTGAAATAAATCCCATTTAACATGGCCTTTTCTTGATATTCCTCCAATCACAGCTTAGCTAtgttaaaaattcaaacagtCTTTTATAACACAGCTTGGAGAGAACTTGAAATGGGACACCTCAAAAACTCTGGTTACTATATACATCACAAAAGAATAAAACTCCATATCACTGGCCAAAATGATGTAATTCAAAGTTTCCAAGgcattaaaacaaaatatattccATGGTAACAAATGTTATCTACCTACTCTCCCATCCACAAGCTTTGTGTAAATCAAGGAAAGCCCTGCTCTCTACATATTGGTTCCTCACCCCACCATTCCTTTCATTTTTGTTTGCATCCTACTATTAACTCGTACTTCAAAGTCAGCTCTAAAACAGTATAAATTTGATTGAAGAATTTGACCAAACTTAAGTTCATTGTTAAGTAAATCAGCAAGAACCATAAGCCATAACTTTTAGATAGAGGAACCAAAAGGCAGACCTGTCCATCAGGAAGGGTATGTTTCTCCTCAGGGCAAGAATTCCGGGTCTTCTGATAAGCTAATTCATCTTCAGCACAACACGAGTATTGTTGTTTTATTTTCTCAACATCAGACAAGCTGATATTGACTAGTGGATTGGATTTGCCAAGTTCTTGTGCCAGGAAATTGGTTAGATCAGTACCTCCAAACTCAAATCTTCTTGAGGCAATGTGGTTAACAGCACCTTCAATTACTGGTGCAATATCTGGTTACCGAACCAAGAGGATTAAGTTTCACTTAACCAATAATCTAGTACAACCAAGAGCAAAGTTAAAATTGGAAAAGAAACACGTGGACACTAATTATGTACTTTGACAGCCCCAAAGTTCAACATAGATATCCTTCTCAAACCAAACATTGAAAAGCTACTTCATTCATTTGATAAAAACTGTCATGTCTTAAATATACTCATAGATTTAGGAGATGATTCAAAACGTCAATCCTAGAGAAATTTAGGTTTGTTTTACAAAATTACCCTTACTGAATTCTCTTTCTTCTTGAATGATCTGTTTTCACTTACGCCCATCCTTTTAATTGGGAGATAAATAAGAGGGGAAAagtattaaatattttcaaatttttcaattgGATAAtttcatttgaaaaaaaaaatagacagtTATGTCCAAACAAAGGTAGTATTTATTTCCCAGTTCTCAGCATGTATTGGTAGtcataaattaactaattaatcgtTAACAGCATATCTGTAAATGTAACCTTGTATTTGTAATTTAGGTTTGATAAATAGAAATTACCGCCAAaagaaaaggcaagggaaatataCTAACCTTGATGatgatatatttttctttttgagaaaaaaaaatttattaaattttcttatttacatTTACCAAATATAATTATAGTTGAAATATAATTATACATGTCAGTCAAGTTAACCACAACATAAATCCACACCCCCTCTCTCATTAAATACCATGATGCCACTAGAGAAACTACAGACTAAACATGGACTGACATAGGAAGACTACCAAACTCCAGTTACGCTGACTAGAAACAGAAGTGTCTAAATCTTTCCACCTAGTTATGCAGATAATCTTAAACCAGAAGTGAAAACTAAATAGAAGGCACATAGAAAGGCAATGAAAAATGAATATGCAATGATAAGCAAGGGACAAAATTTTAGGTCAAACATTTTAAAGCAAACGCACTGACGCACAAACTCTGCAAGTttgtagtattttattttatcactaAAGCATGATAAAGTAACTAAATTTCTCTTTTACTGCCTTACTCCATggtcatattaaaaaaaatagccaCAACTTATGTCTTATTGCCTACAGATCCCtagatgtaataaataaacatatttttagAAACAAAAATGCAGAACTTGACTCATTGCatgtagataaaaaataaaaataaaaaaataaaaaataaaacattttattTAGAGAATTCAAGCAAATATTAAGTTGTGTTCCATTACTTCAGACAAAGATACCTATTTTTCCATGACCAATATCAACTGTGCATCCAGAGATACGTCCCACAGCATATAGCGACAACACTGCCTGTTCCGATGCATAAAACCCTGATATGTTGAATGTTTCAAACATTAGTTGCACTAACTGTTCTTTGTTAGCCTGGAAAACAATGATATATATAGATGTTATTGACAGGTGTGTACACAAGAAAAGAAGGCTATTAATTTGTTGCTCCAAGTTTCATTGTCAAGATCAGATAACATGCAGACAACATAGTATGTAGAAGGAAAAGAAAGGGACAAGTCCGCCTCGAAAAAAACTTAGGCATGCAAATGGGCATTAAGAATGTCTTGGGGACTTGGGTATTATAGGGTGCTCAAAGTCCCACATCTTGTATTTAAGGAGAGGCGAGTAGTTCTTCCACCTTAATAGCTAGCTTTTAAGATGTGGTTTCCCACTTCCTTAGCTACTTACAATGGTATCAGAGCCTTAGTTATCAGTGCCATGGAAAGGGCTATCTGTGGGCTGGATTAAGGTGAATATCTAATATTGATAGCCGGTAGCGAAGTGTTTACCACTGGGTCAGTGTAACTAAGGAATACGTAAAGTAAGGGAGAAAACAGATTTGTGTAAAAATATGCAGAGACAAATGGTGGAATATTGCTAAGACATATACACTCCAAAATGGCAACCCTGACAACTTACATACTGATTCAGAAGAGCTTGCTAAATGAGATGTAGAATCTAAAAGCTGTATAGTGTACACATAGTTACTTCACAAAATGCTTATGTAGGAAGAGCATTTCAACCAATCAATAAAGTCAATTGTTTCATATTATAAAAATGGCTATGGCCAAAGCTGTTTCTAACTCTTGCAAAGGGTCGACTTCACATGCCTTTTCATTCATAGCGAACACAATATGCCTGAAGCAGCTTATTTGAATTTCAGAAGCCGCTTCAATGAGCTTACCAAACAGGACGAAAGACTCTTTGCAGGTACTTAGGCCATACTAAATAAGCTGAATAACAAGCTCATTTTAATGGACCctttattaatttcaaaaaagaagagcATATGTGTGTTTGGACTAAGCCTATTTCATGATAAATACAAATTATAACCAGAAACTAAGAATGATTTCCAGGGAAAACACAAttgtatcataaaaaataatcaaatacaaACATTGCAAACATAAAAATCCAAACCTTTGGGGTACAAAGTGGATCCGTAAATAGTATCTGGCCTTCATTTCCCATTTCCCATCCAAGCCCAGTGTACAGTACATAATGCAACAAATCCTCCATGGCATCCCAATCACTTACAAAACCTCTCACCACTGGATCAACCGCAAAGTCATCTACTGCTGGATTATCATTTCCTGACCCATCATCAAGCATTCGCTTCATCTGTGTGGGAATTATCTGATTCATATATACCCAAAAACAAGAACAATTAGCCGCGCACATTGTTGTATCAATAAATTCAGCATTTCAGCAccatttgcttttttttttttttcctttcatatTTGGAGAAATGAAAGTtgaaagaaaacgaagaagaagggaagaactGGATACCAATGCAGGAGGTTGATCGGGAACTGCGAAACCGGCCTTGAGGAGCATTGAGCCGGCATCGATCACTGCGGCCTCCATGACCGTCTAGGACCCAAAATGAAAACCCTAACCCTAGTTTTCGATTTTATGAAAGGAGATGTAGCAGTAGAACTGGATTGAGTTGTAGCAGGTGAGTAAGTTGCAGctgaagagaacaaacaagaagaagagttggagtAATGGAATTAGCGGGGGTATATTTGAAATCTGCGACTTTATGATTGGCCAGGCTTTCCATGAAACTTAGAAAGCttggtaagatttttttttataaataaataaattaaatattttatttaccaatATACACCATTTAAAAAAAGGGTAATGCTATGGTGCTGAAAGTAATTTTTTTCAATACATGATGAAATGAAGTGGCAAGAAGGAACGGTGGACGCGTGGTTCACCTGTAGCTACAATTGGGGACAACAGCTGATGCACAACAGATGGGTCACAATCATCTGTCATTTGAAAAAAAGTAGTTGGTGATATTTGCAGGATAAATTAATGcataattgaaaaattaattgATGGTTAAGGAAGATAATATCTTGTGTCTTTTTTTGGGTATGGTCATACTGACTGGACTAAAAAATGCTCTTTTGAACATAAAACTCAAATTGGGCCATGAAATGCTATTATGGTAATAATAAACAATAACAATATAAAGCCCAGGAgaataagtaataataataataataataataataataataataataataataataataataataatcttatatatatatatagaaaaaagacaactacaattttatttataaaccctaaatgtaaattttattttaataaatacattaaaaattaaaatacattaaaaaattttaatatatgaattaaaagaaaaatttaattataacaaattttttattttaatttatactaatttattatgtatgtattcaatttactatatatattttgtatataataaatcaaaattagaTTTATATGTAAATACCTAAAAATTGAGTTTacctaattcgatttatatagatctATTTAGGACAtatataaaactaatttttatttaagaCATCGGTGTAATTTTAGTCTCCAATCAATTTATTAACATAAATTatccttatttttaaaaaattacaaaacctttttttatttttcaaattttaaaaatttcagtttttaaatttattttactacctttgtttatttcaaattttataacttTGCACTAATAATActattagatttatattttactttaaaaaattgcAAACTAAAATCAACTTTAAAAAACTTCTAAATCAACATAAGTTGAATAAAAATTATGAGATCTTTAATTAACTAAACTTTTAATgattcattaattaataattactttGTATTTACTGTGctcttcaaattttttataaaaaattaaaagatcaaaatcatcaaattataaaatactaacaaaagtttttttttaatttctaaatataATTTAACTTTACTTACGATAGCATATTTTATTGTTGGACTTTTTTGAGGTATCTAAAATTTTTGCAACATGACATTTTTTGGGTCCAACAAATAATTATCTaatttataattgaaattaatttataattttataagtatggttactattattattatcattatttaattTCTCGAGCTTTACCTTTTTTTTATGTCAACACCCAACATTTGTTGGACCCAAAAAATGTCATGTTGCAAAAATTTTGGATACCTCAAAAAGGGTCTAACAATAAAATATGTTATCGTAATTAAAGTTAAATtatatttagaaattaaaaaaaaaacttttgttagtattttgtaatttgatgattttgatcttttaattttttataaaaaatttgaagagCACAGTAAATACaaagtaattattaattaatgaattattaaAAGTTTAGTTAATTAAAGATCTCATAACTTTTATTCAACTGATGTTGATTTAGAAGTTTTTTAAAGTTGATTTtagtttgtaattttttaaagtaaaatataaatctaatagTATTATTAGTGCAaagttataaaatttgaaataaacaaaggtagtaaaataaatttaaaaactgaaatttttaaaatttgaaaaataaaaaaaggttttgtaattttttaaaaataaggatAATTTATGTTAATAAATTGATTGGAGACTAAAATTACACCGATGtcttaaataaaaattagtttcatATATGTCCTAAATagatttatataaatcgaattaggcAAACTCAATTTTTAGGTATTTACATATAAATCTAATTTCGatttattatatacaaaatatatatagtaaattgaatacatacataataaattagtataaattaaaataaaaaatttgttataattaaatttttcttttaattcatatattaaatttttttaatgtattttaatttttaatgtatttattaaaataaaatttacatttagggtttataaataaaattatagttgtcttttttctatatatatatatataagattattattattattattattattattattattattattattattattattattattattattattattattattattattctcctGGGCTTTATATTGTTATTGTTTATTATTACCATAATAGCATTTCATGGCCCAATTTGAGTTTTATGTTCAAAAGAGCATTTCTTAGTCCAGTCAGTATGGCCATACCCAAAAAAAGTCACAAGAGATTATCTCCATTAACCATcaattaatttttcaattatgCATTAATTTATCCTGCAAACATCACCAACTACTTTTTTTCAACTGACGGATGATTGTGACCCATCTGTTGTGCATCAGCTGTTGTCCCCAATTATAGCTACAGGTGAACCACGCGTCCACCGTTCCTTCTTGCCACTTCATTTCATCATGTATTGAAAAAAATTACTTTCAGCACCATAGCATTAccccttaaaaaaatatttagtctaAATATTGTATTACACATCTCATGGAATcgcgaaaaatattttttatatatttcattgACATTGTAAATAAAAGGTCACGTTTAATTTGCAAAAGGcatatatgttaaaaaaaaaaattcatatcctCGTTTACAAGACCGAGATATGGATATTTgtatcaataaaaatataattttctcaaAATAATAAGAAGGTATTTATAATACAatttaaattcatttaaaaaataaaattaatatattttattacaatTTATATTGAATTAGatatgtttatttttaatttaaatttcaatttaaaatttttataatattaaaaaaataaaagttatcaTTTATAAAAAACTTTAACAATTTAGAATTTTTGAATtacaaaattttttactaaaataaaatttagacatGATATAATTTAGGACAATttactataataaataaattgggATCCAATATTATCAGATTACATAAAATGCAAAGCGCATACCAAAATGCATTTTTTTCATAATCTATATAAACCACAACAGGGATACCGCAGTTTACCAATACACGTAATCCGTTACACGGGTGTTGCAGATTACGTTCTAGAAAAAATAAGCATAATCCGCGACAGGGGTGTCGCAGTTTATGTGTGAATGACGAGTGTGCATAAACCGCGACAGGGGTCTAGCGGTTTATGCGTGAATGAGCagtgtgcataaacataaaataaagtaagTGTATGGTAAACAAAAACATACATAACATacacataaaccctaaacatcaATGAAAACATAGGTGTCATCATATAATACAAAAGTATACGACAAATCTGACATACATAGGTATCATcaatgaaaatatgaaataaacagCTACGGCTCCTGCCTGTCCTCATCCTCCTCGTGAGAGTCATGTCCAAATGCGCCTAGGAGGTGCGACCCTGTACCACATTGAGCGGCCCGTCTCACTCTAGTTGGCCTCTGGCGTTGCTATGCTAGAGGCCATATGCAGATGGAGGCGTCCTTCCCATGCCCAACCAACAACGTCATACGGGCTGCTAGCAAACTCATTCAAGTCTACATGAAACTGGGGTTGGTACCCCTGAAGATCATACATCTGGGGTTGGTACCGCTGCATATCCTCCATATCTGAGTAGTACCCCTGTGCAACGTCCATCTCGGACTGGGTCTCCGGCACCTGATCTTGTGGGGTATGGTGTTGAAAATGCAGAGGGTCGTCATCCCGGATGAGATCTGCAAAGTCGGAATAGAACTATGAACTTCCGACCTCGTGGTCCATATCCATCGTGAAAGTCGGGTCCGCCAGGTCATCATACATCTGTCCATGGATCTCATAGTATATTTGGGAGCTCAAAACATATGTAAGAGGAACCTCCTGAGCATATGAAAGGTAtgcgtctcaggacgccacctctcaatGAAAGCGCTGACTAAGGGCTCGTCCAACCAGAACCACCTGGCGTTGAGTCTCGTCAGGTGGTGCAAACCAGCCCTCTCCAGATAGGGTACGATCCTGTCATGCAGAGGCATGTTCTGCTATCCCTAGACACTATAAATACACCTAGTCGGTTGGAGCATGTGACAGAAGAAACCAAACATATaaaaaatccaacactaatttaaAGTAATCTAACacaaaaaatacaatattaaagTTTAAACAGGTAACATACCGTTCATAATCACAAAATTCAATGAAAGACATAAACGACTCAAGAACTTaatctaaattaattaaatactaaataaatattttatgatttaaaataataatttaaatctaaattTAGAAACCTAAATCATAATCATTGGAAAACTATTATACGAAATACATTAAGTAAAAATAACCAAACTAACCTCTTCGTTTATGCTGCCAGCAACGTGCGCAATGCCGTTGAGCCTGTAAAGACTGCGTGCCTCCGCCATAGTCCCGACCCGATCTCAACTCAACCAACCcacacttttctctctttttctctctgtaGAAaacctctccttctctctctaaaaaactttACAACCACCACAAATGTAATCCGCGAGACCCCTAAAGCGTATTTATACTAATGCATAAACCGTTAGACCTCTGTCGCGGTTTATACACACTTGTCATTCACACATAAACCGCGACACTCCTGTCGCGGATTATGCTTATTTTTCCTAGAACGTAATCCGCGACACCCCTATAGCGGATTACAATGTATTGGTAAACCGCGGTACCCCTGTCGCAATTTATATAGATTATGAGAAAAATACATTTTGGGATGCGTTTTGCATTTTATGTAATCTGGTAATATTGGATcccaatttatttattatagtaaattgccctataatttaaattaaaaaaaataaaatcaaacgtTGTAATTTCTTCTTACTATTACCAATACCCTTTTTAAGGATGGCAAAACTCCCCGAGATGCGAGAATTTATGCAGGGACGGCCCCGAATGGGGATCCGACTGTGAAAAATTTTTCTGCGGGAATGGGGATAGGGGACAAAATTCCTCCGAGGCAGGCGCGAggacccgagcggggatctcCGCTTGTCCCCGCTAATCTCCAAAATTCATGAATTTACTGAATTgcccttaatagtttatttctcatatatattttttagtcatttcacatacacacacatatagaaacccaaaactcttaatcctcatttgcataacccttcttcgattcaaagatccctaacgctttccatactccatccaacctctctgcagccactCCCTTGCCACTCTCCCTTCTCATTGCATCGTCACACCTCACGGTGTCATCACCTTCACCGCATCGTGCTCTCTATTTGTGGCGTCCCTTTCTGTAACTCTGTCGTCGTATCTATTTTTCTCTCTGTTGCTGCGTCTCCCACCTCGTCCACTACTCTGTCCTCTGACTCGCCGTTGCGTCCCCCACTGCgtcatttcgaaagaagtcaccatcttgtcgtttagattttttgtataaaattttgttgtttttgtatagaatggatacttgcagctctattcatatgaaaattaataattagtttgaACTATCATATAGATGGAGAATGTGATCCCCACAGAGAATGGGGCCTTATGAAAAATAGGGATAAGAAGCAATATTTCTCTATAGCGGAGAACGAAAACAAAGACGAAAAATAAATCTGGAGATGGGGATGAAGAGTAGGAAAGTATCCTCTGCCTCTATCCTATCCTGTTGACATCTCTAACCCTTTCAAACTACTACCAAAGCACTGACAATTTAAAATTAAtctcatctaaattttaaattttttaaaataattataaactctACCAAAATTTTAATGTGTTTTACTGAAATTTTAAACAAAACAATCTTATGGCAAATACTACGGTGCTGAATTCAAACTCTTTCACCACCTGCCTAAATGAGTTGGCATAAAGGAGAACAAGACACGTGTTCTTCAATTTGCTATTACGGATAGACAGAAACTGAGACGCTGCAATGGTGGCAGAGTGATGCTTTTATGAATGTGGTGTAATACTTAGGTCAATGCTACGGTAATGACGTATTTTTTTCATCATGTGATGAACTGAAATGGTATAGTGATAAT contains:
- the LOC112770867 gene encoding actin-related protein 7, encoding MEAAVIDAGSMLLKAGFAVPDQPPALIIPTQMKRMLDDGSGNDNPAVDDFAVDPVVRGFVSDWDAMEDLLHYVLYTGLGWEMGNEGQILFTDPLCTPKANKEQLVQLMFETFNISGFYASEQAVLSLYAVGRISGCTVDIGHGKIDIAPVIEGAVNHIASRRFEFGGTDLTNFLAQELGKSNPLVNISLSDVEKIKQQYSCCAEDELAYQKTRNSCPEEKHTLPDGQVITIGRERYTVGEALFQPCLLGLEAHGIVDQLVRTISTVSSDNHRQLLENTVVCGGTSSMTGFEERFQKESSLSSSAIRPMLVKPPEYMPENLTMYSAWVGGAILAKVVFPQNQHVTKADYDETGPSVVHRKCF